A stretch of the Streptosporangium sp. NBC_01755 genome encodes the following:
- a CDS encoding beta-ketoacyl-ACP reductase has protein sequence MARSVLVTGGNRGIGLAIARELAQAGDAVAVTYRSGQPPEGLFGVRCDVTSTADVDAAFAKVEAEYGPVEVLIANAGIAKDTLLPMMKEETFTDVIDANLTGAYRVAKRATRGMLRLKRGRIVLISSVVAMLGSAGQSNYAASKAGMIGFARSAARELGSRNITVNVVAPGFVETDMTAELDESYQEQIRKNIPLGRYASPEEIARVVRFLAGEDAAYITGAVIPVDGGLGMGH, from the coding sequence ATGGCTCGATCTGTTCTCGTAACCGGCGGCAATCGCGGCATCGGCCTCGCGATCGCCCGCGAACTCGCCCAGGCAGGCGACGCCGTCGCCGTGACCTACCGTTCCGGACAGCCCCCCGAGGGGCTGTTCGGCGTGCGCTGCGATGTGACCAGCACGGCCGACGTGGACGCCGCGTTCGCGAAGGTCGAGGCCGAGTACGGCCCGGTCGAGGTGCTCATCGCCAACGCGGGCATCGCCAAGGACACGCTGCTGCCGATGATGAAGGAGGAGACCTTCACCGATGTCATCGACGCCAACCTGACCGGCGCCTACCGGGTCGCCAAGCGCGCCACCCGCGGCATGCTGCGGCTCAAGCGCGGGCGCATCGTGCTGATCTCCTCGGTGGTGGCCATGCTCGGCTCGGCGGGGCAGAGCAACTACGCCGCCTCCAAGGCCGGGATGATCGGTTTCGCCCGGTCGGCGGCCAGGGAACTGGGCTCGCGCAACATCACGGTCAACGTGGTCGCCCCCGGCTTCGTGGAGACCGACATGACGGCCGAACTCGACGAGTCATACCAAGAGCAGATCAGAAAGAACATCCCCCTGGGTCGCTACGCCAGCCCTGAGGAGATCGCACGCGTGGTCAGGTTCCTGGCCGGCGAGGACGCCGCCTACATCACCGGGGCTGTCATCCCCGTTGACGGCGGCCTTGGAATGGGGCACTGA
- a CDS encoding TldD/PmbA family protein, which translates to MRQIDSDFLALPLRRLADAALQRARDLGAEHADFRLERIRGETIRLSDAALEGSIDADTLGYAVRVVRNGTWGFAGGIELTPEAAARVAEQAVEVALVSAAINREPVELAPEPVHSDVTWVSSYELDPFEVPMRDKAALLADWSRGLLADPRVDHVQASLMQVKEQKFYADTAGTSTTQQRVRVHPQLQAMRVLDGRFDSMRTLAPPAGRGHEYLTGTGWDFPGELARVPELLEEKLKAPSVEAGPYDLVIDPSNLWLTIHESVGHATELDRALGYEAAYAGTSFATFDQLGKLVYGSQVMNVVGDRTVEHGLATIGYDDEGVATREFDIVSGGVLVGYQLDRRMALLKGLGASNGCAFADSPGNTPIQRMANVSLRPAPDGPTTEELISGVDRGIYVVGDKSWSIDMQRYNFQFTGQRFYLIKNGRLAGQLRDVAYQATTTDFWRSMAAVGGPQTYVLGGAFNCGKGQPGQVAPVSHGCPSALFRGVRVLNTAQESGS; encoded by the coding sequence ATGCGCCAGATCGATTCCGACTTTCTCGCCCTGCCGCTGCGGCGGCTGGCGGACGCGGCCCTGCAGCGCGCCCGGGACCTGGGCGCCGAGCACGCCGACTTCCGGCTGGAACGCATCCGCGGAGAGACCATACGCCTGTCCGACGCCGCCCTTGAGGGCTCCATCGACGCCGACACCCTGGGTTATGCCGTGCGGGTCGTCAGGAACGGCACCTGGGGCTTCGCCGGGGGCATCGAGCTCACCCCCGAGGCGGCCGCCCGTGTCGCCGAGCAGGCGGTGGAGGTGGCGCTCGTCTCCGCGGCGATCAACCGCGAGCCCGTCGAACTGGCGCCCGAGCCGGTTCACTCCGACGTCACCTGGGTCTCCTCCTACGAACTCGACCCGTTCGAGGTGCCGATGCGTGACAAGGCGGCGCTGCTCGCCGACTGGTCACGCGGCCTGCTGGCAGATCCCAGGGTGGACCACGTCCAGGCGTCGCTGATGCAGGTCAAGGAGCAGAAGTTCTACGCCGACACGGCCGGGACCTCCACCACGCAGCAGCGGGTGCGCGTCCACCCCCAGTTGCAGGCGATGAGGGTGCTGGACGGCCGTTTCGACTCGATGCGGACGCTCGCCCCACCCGCGGGCCGGGGGCACGAGTACCTCACCGGCACCGGCTGGGACTTCCCCGGCGAGCTCGCGCGCGTTCCCGAACTCCTTGAGGAGAAGCTCAAGGCCCCCTCCGTCGAGGCCGGGCCGTACGACCTGGTGATCGATCCGTCGAACCTGTGGCTGACGATCCACGAGTCGGTCGGGCACGCCACCGAGCTCGACCGCGCCCTCGGCTACGAGGCGGCGTACGCCGGGACGAGCTTCGCCACCTTCGACCAGCTCGGCAAGCTGGTGTACGGCTCGCAGGTGATGAACGTGGTCGGCGACCGCACCGTCGAGCACGGCCTGGCCACGATCGGCTACGACGACGAGGGGGTTGCGACCAGGGAGTTCGACATCGTCTCCGGCGGCGTACTGGTCGGCTACCAGCTCGACCGGCGGATGGCACTGCTGAAGGGCCTGGGCGCCTCCAACGGCTGTGCCTTCGCCGACTCCCCCGGCAACACCCCGATCCAGCGCATGGCGAACGTGTCACTGCGACCGGCACCCGACGGCCCCACCACCGAGGAACTGATCTCCGGCGTCGACCGGGGCATCTACGTGGTGGGCGACAAGAGCTGGTCCATCGACATGCAGCGTTACAATTTCCAGTTCACCGGCCAGCGGTTTTATCTGATCAAGAACGGCAGGCTCGCCGGGCAGTTGCGCGACGTCGCCTACCAGGCCACGACCACCGACTTCTGGCGGTCGATGGCGGCGGTCGGCGGGCCGCAGACGTACGTGCTCGGCGGGGCGTTCAACTGCGGTAAGGGGCAACCTGGCCAGGTCGCCCCGGTCAGCCACGGCTGCCCGTCGGCGCTCTTCCGCGGCGTGCGCGTCCTCAACACCGCCCAGGAGAGTGGCAGTTGA
- the fabI gene encoding enoyl-ACP reductase FabI, which produces MGILEGKRLLVTGVLTDSSIAFSVAKLAQQEGAQIVLTGFGRLSLVERIAKRLPEPPPVLELDVTSTEHLDSLADRVGEHLGGLDGVVHAIGFAPQTALGGNFLNTSWEDVATAVQVSTYSFKSLAVAALPLMKEGGAIVGLDFDATKAWPVYDWMGVAKAGLESCSRYLARDLGKHGIRVNLVAAGPLRTMAAKSIPGFGEFEDSWPAKAPIGWDVNDPIPAAKACVALLSDWFPATTGEIVHVDGGVHAIGA; this is translated from the coding sequence GTGGGAATTCTCGAAGGCAAGCGGCTTCTCGTCACCGGGGTGCTCACCGACTCCTCCATCGCCTTCTCGGTGGCCAAGCTGGCCCAGCAGGAGGGCGCCCAGATCGTGCTCACCGGTTTCGGCCGGCTCAGCCTGGTCGAGCGCATCGCCAAGCGCCTGCCGGAGCCGCCGCCGGTGCTGGAGCTCGACGTCACCAGCACCGAGCACCTCGACTCCCTGGCCGACCGGGTCGGCGAGCACCTCGGCGGCCTGGACGGGGTGGTGCACGCCATCGGCTTCGCCCCCCAGACCGCCCTGGGCGGCAACTTCCTGAACACCTCCTGGGAGGACGTGGCGACCGCCGTCCAGGTCTCCACCTACTCGTTCAAGTCGCTCGCGGTGGCCGCGCTCCCGCTCATGAAGGAGGGCGGCGCGATCGTCGGCCTCGACTTCGACGCCACCAAGGCCTGGCCGGTGTACGACTGGATGGGGGTGGCCAAGGCCGGCCTGGAGTCCTGCTCCCGCTACCTGGCCCGCGATCTGGGCAAGCACGGCATCCGGGTCAACCTTGTCGCGGCGGGTCCGCTCCGGACCATGGCCGCCAAGAGCATCCCCGGCTTCGGCGAGTTCGAGGACAGCTGGCCCGCCAAGGCCCCGATCGGCTGGGACGTCAACGACCCGATCCCGGCGGCCAAGGCGTGTGTCGCCCTGCTGTCGGACTGGTTCCCCGCCACGACCGGTGAGATCGTCCATGTCGACGGCGGCGTTCACGCCATCGGCGCCTAA